The Nitrospirota bacterium genome includes a window with the following:
- a CDS encoding AbrB/MazE/SpoVT family DNA-binding domain-containing protein: MDSSTVTSKGQLVIPARLRKRYGIKPGTKVNFVERGAEILFQPVTKEFIRSVHGMLTSETSVTEELLKERVKEKEREERKLEKHRS, encoded by the coding sequence ATGGATTCGTCTACCGTAACCAGCAAAGGGCAGCTCGTCATTCCCGCACGTCTCAGGAAACGCTACGGCATCAAACCCGGAACAAAGGTCAATTTTGTGGAACGGGGGGCGGAAATCCTCTTCCAGCCCGTGACAAAAGAGTTTATCCGGAGCGTTCACGGCATGCTTACCAGCGAGACTTCGGTGACAGAAGAGCTGCTCAAGGAGCGGGTAAAGGAAAAAGAGCGGGAGGAAAGGAAGCTTGAAAAACACCGTTCTTGA
- a CDS encoding type II toxin-antitoxin system VapC family toxin translates to MKNTVLDSYAVLAFLFKEKGHEKVLSLLEKSADADSPLLIASPNWAEIRYMIERKAGRTKWGEVRARLLGLPLEIVAVDSELAEAAGALKVSHKMSLADCFAAALAKQRKAELYTGDPEFKEVEKEMRIVWL, encoded by the coding sequence TTGAAAAACACCGTTCTTGACAGCTATGCAGTGTTGGCCTTTCTTTTTAAAGAGAAAGGACACGAAAAGGTCCTTTCTCTTCTCGAGAAGTCTGCGGATGCCGACAGTCCGCTCCTGATCGCCTCCCCGAACTGGGCCGAAATCAGGTACATGATCGAGCGCAAAGCGGGCCGTACTAAATGGGGGGAGGTCCGCGCCCGGCTCCTTGGTTTGCCGCTGGAGATTGTTGCTGTTGATAGTGAACTGGCGGAAGCCGCCGGAGCGCTCAAAGTATCGCATAAAATGTCACTTGCCGATTGTTTTGCCGCGGCGCTTGCGAAGCAGCGCAAGGCCGAGCTCTACACCGGCGATCCGGAGTTCAAAGAGGTCGAGAAGGAAATGAGGATTGTCTGGCTATAA